In Ammospiza caudacuta isolate bAmmCau1 chromosome 2, bAmmCau1.pri, whole genome shotgun sequence, a genomic segment contains:
- the KLHL34 gene encoding kelch-like protein 34, giving the protein MSYFLSYCKAHCTAVLAQYQSLRSEGFLCDILLKVKENEFPAHKSLLACSSDYFRAMFKSYTQESKASVIHLQVVSPTGLQHILDFIYTSLLPLSFESLEDTLEAASYLQVTDAIGLCNQYLVKNLALENCCYSANVARKFYLPDALAAAEKYIIKNVWKLLDLDLSGLLELNFRSLLAVIQSADLPMVEECRLLNLVLLWLKWDKSRLDHASCLLEHIRYGLIPVEELRKTYTQSEVSLSAGIKCMIIKAINYHTSVYKQPVLQDKSTTLRNQKTRIILLGGGTASEGLVTDVVAFDVYNHKWRTLTQLQDRVQNHSVCVVGNFLYVLGGEIQTGTLGDAKVGKTLLVTNKVHRYDPRFNTWTQITGMLEKRCQFSCCVLGKNIFAIGGRGEDGSLHSSVEVYDISRDRWTKARELPCRIHGHASAVCKNTIYISGGKYLAPASTSNDVYSLSSLEGQWVKRAPMSIARFGHQMATIRGSIFTFLGLYEPFSEIERYDPDQNQWTRLKPLVYDRFSYGLAVVEETALLIGGKKWQNSLEVSTQDVVGYDIDNDGWEEICKAPLPWCGLQCAVLQLSEVAEEQDSDSHQKKLPSC; this is encoded by the coding sequence ATGAGCTACTTCCTGTCCTACTGCAAAGCACACTGCACTGCCGTGCTCGCCCAATACCAGAGCCTGAGATCAGAGGGCTTTCTCTGTGACATCTTGctgaaagtgaaagaaaatgagTTTCCTGCACACAAGTCCTTGTTGGCATGCTCCAGCGACTACTTCCGAGCCATGTTCAAAAGTTATACCCAGGAGTCTAAAGCCAGTGTCATTCACCTACAAGTTGTCTCACCCACTGGGCTCCAGCACATCCTGGATTTCATTTACACATCCTTGCTGCCCCTTTCCTTTGAAAGCCTGGAGGATACCTTGGAAGCTGCAAGCTACTTGCAAGTGACTGATGCTATCGGCTTGTGCAATCAGTACTTGGTTAAAAATCTTGCCTTGGAAAACTGCTGCTACTCTGCCAACGTGGCCAGGAAGTTCTACCTGCCAGATGCCCTAGCAGCTGCAGAAAAATACATTATCAAAAATGTCTGGAAGCTGCTGGACTTGGATTTGTCAGGACTTCTCGAGCTGAACTTCAGGTCTTTGCTAGCAGTGATTCAATCAGCAGATCTCCCCATGGTGGAAGAATGCCGCCTGTTGAATCTTGTCCTGCTGTGGTTGAAGTGGGATAAATCCAGACTGGATCATGCAAGCTGCCTTTTAGAGCACATAAGATATGGTCTCATCCCAGTGGAAGAGCTGAGAAAAACCTACACCCAGTCAGAAGTGTCCCTCTCAGCAGGTATTAAGTGCATGATcataaaagcaataaattatCACACATCTGTATACAAACAGCCTGTCCTGCAGGATAAGTCCACCACGCTGAGGAACCAGAAAACTCGGATCATTCTGCTGGGGGGAGGCACAGCAAGCGAGGGGCTCGTCACCGATGTGGTGGCCTTTGATGTTTACAACCACAAATGGAGAACCCTcacccagctgcaggacagggtGCAGAACCACAGCGTGTGCGTGGTGGGGAACTTCCTCTATGTCCTGGGGGGGGAAATACAAACTGGTACCCTGGGTGATGCTAAAGTTGGAAAGACCTTATTGGTTACAAACAAGGTCCATCGGTATGATCCAAGATTTAACACATGGACCCAAATCACGGGCATGCTGGAAAAGAGATGCCAGTTTTCCTGCTGTGTCCTAGGCAAGAATATCTTTGCCATTGGTGGAAGGGGCGAGGACGGGTCGCTGCATTCATCTGTGGAAGTCTATGATATTAGCAGGGATAGATGGACCAAGGCCAGGGAATTGCCATGCAGGATCCATGGTCATGCCAGTGCTGTTTGCAAGAACACCATATACATCTCTGGGGGCAAGTACTTGGCCCCAGCCAGCACCAGCAATGACGTTTATTCTCTGAGCTCACTTGAAGGGCAGTGGGTGAAACGTGCCCCAATGAGCATTGCTCGGTTTGGGCATCAGATGGCAACAATCAGGGGATCCATATTCACCTTTCTGGGATTATATGAACCTTTCTCTGAAATAGAAAGGTATGACCCAGATCAAAACCAATGGACTCGGTTGAAACCCCTGGTCTACGATCGATTCTCCTACGGCCTGGCAGTGGTGGAGGAAACAGCTCTTCTCATTGGGGGAAAGAAGTGGCAAAACTCCCTGGAGGTCTCCACACAAGACGTGGTTGGCTATGACATCGACAACGATGGCTGGGAGGAGATCTGCAAGGCCCCTCTGCCCTGGTGTGGGCTGCAGTGTGCCGTGCTCCAGCTCTCCGAGGTGGCCGAGGAGCAGGACAGTGACAGCCACCAGAAgaagctgcccagctgctga